One window of the Triticum dicoccoides isolate Atlit2015 ecotype Zavitan chromosome 3B, WEW_v2.0, whole genome shotgun sequence genome contains the following:
- the LOC119274590 gene encoding non-specific lipid-transfer protein 4.1-like — translation MARSAVAQVVLVAVVAAMLLAVTEAAVSCGQVSSALSPCISYARGNGASPSAACCSGVRSLASSARSTADKQAACKCIKSAAAGLNAGKAGGIPTKCGVSVPYAISSSVDCSKIR, via the coding sequence ATGGCCCGTTCTGCTGTTGCTCAGGTCGTGCTCGTCGCCGTGGTGGCTGCTATGCTCCTCGCAGTCACGGAGGCGGCTGTATCGTGCGGTCAGGTGAGCTCTGCCTTGAGCCCCTGCATCTCCTATGCACGCGGCAACGGCGCCAGCCCATCTGCAGCCTGCTGCAGCGGCGTTAGGAGTCTAGCCAGCTCAGCCCGGAGCACCGCTGACAAGCAAGCGGCGTGCAAGTGCATCAAGAGCGCTGCTGCTGGGCTCAACGCTGGCAAGGCCGGCGGCATCCCCACAAAGTGCGGCGTTAGCGTCCCTTACGCCATCAGCTCTTCGGTCGACTGCTCTAAGATTCGCTGA